The nucleotide window CGAAGACAGACCACAAGGCTGCAGTGTTCGAACTGGCGGAGGGGATCACCGGAGCGTCTCCGGAGAAGAACACGGAGTCCGAGCCGGTCGCCCCGAAGGCCGACTGAGGGTTCTCGCGCACTACTCCACACAGCAGACGCGCCAGTGGCGACGCCGTCTCACGACGACTCCTCTTCCACCATCTCCTCGAACTCCGGGAGGAGTTCGTCGTCGTCGCTCGTCGCCGTCTCTGCCGTCGCCGCCTCCGTCGTCTCCGCTGTCTCCGTCGTCTCCACCGTCTCCGTCCCGCCGGTGTCCGTCTCCTCTGTCTCGGGCTCTCCGTCGTCGGCCACCTCCTCGACCCGGACGACTTTCAGTGGGATGTTCTCCATCCGTTGGCCGATCTCCTTGCGGGCGATCCGCGAGGCGTGTTCGTCTCGTTCGACGTTGAACACTGTCATCTCCAGCTCCAGGGCGACCAGCGCCTCGTCGGCCGCGATGAACGCGGGCGGGAGCTCCTCGCCCCCGGGCGAGGTGCGGTCCGCCATGTCGATCTCGACGTAGTTGAGGTCCGGGTTCAGCATCTCACCCGTCTTCGAGATGGCGATCCGGACGGCCTCGTCGGGAGACCCGACGTCGTACACGGGCACGGCGGCCTCCACGACAACTCTGCGGTCCATGTCGTGTCACTGTTGGGTTTCACACAGTATGAAGGTGTTGCCGGGGTGTATATTTCCGGTTCTCGATAACTGGCACAGTTAAACCGCGAGGCCGCGGCTCGGCGTGTGAGAACGGAGATGCGTCGGCCGGGATTTGAACCCGGGTTGTGACCATGGCAAGGTCACGTGATACCACTACACTACCGACGCGCACCTACACGTACCGCCGAGTGACACTTAAGCCCGTCGAATCGACAGCAGACAGGGGTGTGGTGGCGCGAGGCGTACGCGACGTCCGCAGGTGGGAACCGCCCGCGGCCGGGGAGAGAGGAACGCCGGCAATTTATACCGGTCGGCAGCGACGCTGGTGTGTGAACCGGATCATCGGCGAGCGCGACCTGGCAGAGACGTGGTTCGACTCCACGGACGCCAGAGCAGCGCTGCGTGATCTCCTGCGGACGCGACGGTTCGACGAGCGTGCCCTCGCCCTCCAACGGCGGGGGTGGATGTCCGGCTACCCGCCGTTCGAGGGTCAGGAGGCGGCCCAGGTCGGGGCCGCCCACGCGCTGCGGGACGCGGACGTGGCGTTCCCGACGTACCGGTCGAACGCACTCCAGATCGCCCGCGGGGTCCCGATGTCCGACGTTCTCCTGTTCCGGCGGGGGTTCCCGGAGTACCACTCCGACCACGACGAACGAGTGTTCCCGCAGGCGGTGCCCATCGCCTCGCAGATTCCTCACGCCGCCGGCGCGGGAATGTACGCCGCTCGGGAAGACGAGTCGTGGGCAGCACTGTGTTGTCTCGGCGACGGTGCCACGAGCGAGGGGGACTTCCACGAGGGGTTGAACTTCGCGGGCGTGTTCGACGCCCAGACGGTGTTCTTCTGCGAGAACAACGGCTGGGCGATCTCGCTGCCGCGACAGCGCCAGACCGCGAGCGACACGATCGCCCAGAAGGCGAACGCCTACGGCTTCGACGGCGTCCGGGTGGACGGCAACGATCCGTTGGCCGTCCGCGAGACCGTGACGGAGGCGCTGGCGAGCGCGCGCGACGGCGAGCCGGTGCTCGTCGAGGCGCTCACCTACCGTCAGGGGGCACACACGACAGCCGACGACCCGAGCCAGTACCGCGACGGCGAGCCGGATCTCCCGGAGTGGCGACTGGCCGACCCGGTGGAACGCTTCCGGGGGTGGTGTCTCGATCAGGGGATCGTCGACGACGACTGGATCGAGACGACCGAAGCCGAGGTAGAGTCGGAGATAGAGACCGCGGTGGAGACGGCCGAGTCCGTCGACCGCCCGGAGCCGGAAGACATGTTCGAGCACGTGTTCGCGGAGGCGACGCCGCACCTCGACCGCCAGCGCGACGAGGTCCGCGCGTTCACCGACGAACACGACACGTACGAACTGGAGCGATAGCGGTCGTCAGGCGGTGCGTGTCTCGGTCGGCAGCCGGCGGAGCACGAACTCACCGAGCGCGACGGCCGCGAGCAGAACGGCCAGCGTCACCCACTTCAGCGCGTAGTCCGGGCCGGGCGAGAGACTGATCCAGTTCGGTTGGCTGAACTCCGTCAGTGGCAGCACACTCGCCACCCGCCAGGTCTCGGAGACACCGAACGCGAGCCACCCCGCGAGCACGGCCAGTGGAGCGATCAGCTGGCGAGACAGCCAGAGGTACACCGGAAGAGCCCCAGTGACGGCGAGCCCGACCATCGACACACAGACCAGCACCCCGAACAGGACGCGACCGGCCGAGAACGCAGAGACGACGCCCGTCTGGCGCGACAGCGACTGGATGGCGTACCCGACGAACAGGTGTCCCATCCCGGCGGCGACAGCGTACTGTCCGTCCGTCTGCGACAATGCGGCGGTGACTCTGTTGGGGAAGCGTCCGACGGCCTCGACAGCTCCCAGCACGAGCAGTCCGACGAACGGGATCGCGGGGGTGCCCGGGCTCGCAACCCTCGTCGAGACGAACAGCCACGGCCAGCACGCGAGCAACAGACAGCCGGTCACGGGGGCGACACGGAGCCCGAAACCCCAAGCCACCGCCAGTCCGCCGGCCGTCACACCCAGAATCAGAGCGTACAGCCACGGATCGGCGCTCGCAAGCGGCCGCACCACGACCGGAACGTCTTGGAGACGCTGGACACCGATCTCGTAGCCGAGGAACGCCGGCGGCACTGCGAACGCTGCAACGATGGCTAGCCTGGCACCCCTGGCCGACAAACTGCTGTCCCACATGTCGATCCTACCCCTGCGAGAGGTACTCTGTTCGTACCCGGCGGCCGTACTATAAATAAGTTCGAATTCAGACGAGCCCTCGATACACGAGTGAGTGACCGCAGGGGGCGAGCAGACAGGCCCAACAAAATCGAAAGACGCACCCCGAGTAGACTCGCCGGGAGTCGTGCTCGTTCCCTCAACAGAATACCCTCACACAGATGGACTCGCCGGGAGTCGTGCTCGTTCCCTCAACAGAATACCCTCACACAGATGGACTCGCCGGGAGTCGTGCTCGTTCCCTCAACAGAATACCCTCACACAGATGGACTCGCCGGGAGTCGTGCTCGTTCCCTCAACAGAATACCCTCACACAGATGGACTCGCCGGGAGTCACGCGAGCGAGCGCAGCGAGCGAGCGTGACTACGGCGAGTCCAGTGACTGAGCGAACGAAGTGAGCGAAGGAACTGGACTCGCCGGGATTCGAACCCGGGGCCTTCTCCTTGCGAAGGAGACGATCTACCGCTGATCTACGAGCCCGCAATCCGATGGATGGGAGAGTGACACTTGAGGATTCCGTTCTGTCGCCGTCGCGTGGGGGACACACACGCTCCCGAACGTCAGCTACTTCCCGACGAACGCCACAGTGTCGACCGTCCGACGACGGCGGGAGCCGGGAGGGGCCACAGATGGGACCGACAGACACAGTCGACAGCCTGTCCGCACCGCTCGCGCCGCTCCCGGAGCGAGTGGAGACGGCGACACTCAGGCTCGCCTGGGTGGTCGTCGGAGTGAACCTGCTGGGCACGGCGTTCGGCTTCTGGCACTACCGGTTCCAGCTGTCTGCGGCCCCGCTGGCGGCGTGGCCGGTGGTGCCGGACAGCCCGGTCGCCACGCTGCTCATGGCCGGGAGCGTGGCCTCTTGGAAGGTGGGCCGTGACGACGACTGGCTCCACGCGCTGGCCTTCCTCGGTAGCCTGAAGTACGGTCTCTGGGTGGTGTACGTCCAGCTCGTGGTCAACGACGTCCTCGTCTCGGGGAGCCTCTACCAGTGGTTCCTGTTGTGGAGTCACCTCGGGATGGGGCTCCAGGCGTTGGTCGTCTACCGGTACGCGACGTTCGACCCGCGGGCGGTCGCCGTCGCCGTCGGGTGGTTCGGGTTCAACGACGTCGTCGACTACTTCGTCCCGATCGGCGGCGACTACTACCACACCCACTTCGGACCCGGGCTGGCGGGCGCCAGCAGCCACGCGGGCTCGGTTCACCACCTGGCTGCGGTCGGGGCCGTCGGGCTGACGGCGCTGGGGACGTACCTGGCGCTGGCGGTTCGTGTCCGACGACTCGAACGTCGACAGGAAGAGAGACGATCGTGAGAACGCCGATGTCGTCGGGCGGTGCCCGACGACCCGCGCGGAGTCGAAGACTCCGCTCAGTCCTATCGAGCGAAGCTCGACGACCCTCGCGAGGCCTCCGGCCTCGCTCAGTCCTCGAGGACGATCTCGATGTTCACGTCGTTCGGCACCTGAATCCGCATCAGCTGCCGGAGCGCCCGCTCGTCCGCGTCGATGTCGATCAGCCGCTTGTGGACCCGCATCTCCCAGTGCTCCCAGGTCGCGGTCCCCTCACCGTCCGGGGACTTGCGAGCCGGGATCTCCAGCGTCTTCGTCGGCAACGGGATCGGTCCCGACAGCGCGACGCCGGTCTTGTCCGCGATCTCGCGCACGTCGCCACAGATCTCGTCGAGGTCCTCCGGCGAGGTTCCGACCAGTCGGACGCGAGCCTGCTGTCCGGGCATCTATCGCTCTTCGACGCCCAGGACCTGGCCGGCCGCGATGGTCTGACCCATGTCACGCACGGCGAAGCTGCCGAGCTCCGGAATCTCGCTTGCCGCCTCGATCGAGAGGGGCTTCTGCGGTCGCACGGTGACGACCGCCGCGTCGCCGGACTTGATGAAGTCCGGGTTCTTCTCCTCGACCTCGCCGCTGGACGGGTCGATCTTCTGGTCGAGCGACTCGATGGTACACGCCACCTGCGACGTGTGGGCGTGGAACACCGGCGTGTACCCCTCGGTGATGACCGACGGGTGCTGCATGACGACGACCTGCGCCTGGAACGTCTCGGCGACGGACGGCGGGTCGTCGGCCGGCCCACACACGTCGCCACGACGGATGTCGTCCTTGCCGACGCCACGGACGTTGAACCCGACGTTGTCGCCGGGGCCCGCGTAGTCGACCTCCTCGTGGTGCATCTCGATCGTCTTCACCTCGCCGCCGATGTCACTCGGCTGGAACGAGACGTTGTCGCCCGGGGTCATCTCGCCCGTCTCCAGGCGCCCGACCGGGACGGTCCCGATACCGGAGATGGTGTAGACGTCCTGGATCGGCAGCCGAAGCGGGGCGTCCGTCGGCGGCTCCGACTCCGGCAGATTGTTCAGCGCCTCCAGCAGCGTCGGTCCGTCGAACCACGAGAGCTCGTCGGACTCCTCGGCGACGTTGTCGCCCTCGAACGCCGAGATCGGAATGAACGAGGCGTTGTCGCTGCTGAACTGGACCTGCTTCAGCAGGTCCTGGACCTCGGACTTGACCTGCTCGAACTCCGTCTCGCCGTAGTCGACGAGGTCCATCTTGTTGACGCCGATGATGAGTTCGCCGATTCCCAGCGTGCGAGCGAGGAAGACGTGCTCGCGTGTCTGGGGCGCGACGCCGTCGTCGGCCGCAACGACGAGGACGGCGTTGTCCGCCTGGGAGGCGCCCGTGATCATGTTCTTCACGAAGTCACGGTGGCCCGGACAGTCGACGATGGTGAAGTAGTACTCGTCGGTGTCGAACTCCTGGTGGGCGATGTCGATGGTGACCCCGCGCTCACGCTCCTCTGCGAGGTTGTCCATGACGTAGGCGAACTCGAAGCCCCCCTTGCCCTTCTCCTCGGCTTCCTCTCGGTGCTGCTCGATGACGTGCTCGGGGACGCTCCCGGTCTCGAAGAGGAGCCGGCCCACGAGCGTCGACTTCCCGTGGTCGACGTGGCCGATGATGGCCAGGTTCTGGTGTGGTTTGTCGCTCATTTGTGGATCACGCGCGAAGGCGCTCTGTACTGTCACGTTCGTTCGATCCGGGTAAAACCATTTCGATACGTCACACAGGCCGTCTGCCCGCCGTCCTGCGATTATCGCGTGTGGACTACTCCCGTGTGCTCCGTTCGCACGACGACCCTCCCGTCTGCGGGTTCTCACTCCTCGGGCTGTTGACCGTACGTCTCGAACCGGTCGCGGGCGTCCGCGAGGTCCGTCGCCGACAGGGTCGTCGGCTCGCCGACGCTCCGGGCACGGAGGTACGCGCCCGCCGACGACTCTACGTGAACGGTGTTCTCGACGGCGTCTTCGAGGTCGTCGCCACAGACGACGAGCCCGTGGTTGGCCAGGATCACCGCGTCCGCGTCCGCGGCCGCCATCGCGCCGACGGCGTTGGCCGCCAGCTCCGCCGTCCCGAACGGCGCGTAGTCCGCCACCGGCACCTCGCCGCCGACGGCCACGAGCATGTAGTGGATCGGCGGCAACGGCTCGCCGAGGATCGACAGTGTCGTCGCGGCGGGTGCGTGGGCGTGGACAATTGCTCCCACCTCTCGCTCCCGGTAGATCCCGGTGTGCATCGGCACCTCGCTAGAGGGCGCCATCTCGCCGTCGGTCCACTCCCCGTCCAGACTGACCACCGGCACGTCCGCCGGCTCGAACCCGTCGTAGGCGACGCCGGTCGGGGTGACGGCGACCCGGTCGCCGACCCGGACGCTGAGGTTGCCGCTGCGGCCGGGCGTCAGTTCCGCCAGCCGTGGGGCGTACGTCACGACCGCCTCGCGGGCGGCCGCGACGCTCTCGGCGCCGCTCGTCGGGTCGTCGCTCACGCCACCACCTCCCGGACGGCGGCGAAGGAGTCGACGTAGTGGTCCGGGTGCTGGGTCTCCGGCAGCGTCTCGTCGACGGCGTCCCCGTCGCCGTGTGCGTGTGCGTGGTCGAACAGTACGGTGTCGATCCCGAGGGCGTTGGCCCCGGCGACGTCTGCTGCCGGGTTGTCGCCGACGACGACCGCGTCGCCGACTCGACAGTCCACTCGGGCCAACGGGAGAGTGAACATCGCCGAGCCGGGCTTGTCCCGGCCGACCTCCTCGGAGGTGACGAGCGCGTCTACGGCGTCGCCGACCCCCAGCGCCGACAGCTTCCGCAGCTGTGTCCGAGTCTGGAGGTTGGTCGTGACGGCGACGGCCGTGCCGGCCGACGCCAGCGCCGACAGCGTCGGCCGCAGTTCGGCGAACGGCGCCATCGTCTCACAGAACTCGTCCCAGTACGCCTCGCCGAGGGCGTGGGCGTCGCCCGGCCGCGGCTCGCCCGTGTACTCCTCCAACCCACGCTTGAAGTAGGCGAACCGATCGTGGCTCGCGGCGCCGGCCGGCACCTCCCGTTTCGCCTCCCGACGGCCCGTCTCGTAGACGGTCTCGAACGTCTCGCGGTCGAACTCGTAGCCGAGCGTCCGGGCTCGCTCGAACGCCGCCGTCCGCCCGGCTGTCGCGGCCGGCTCGTACGGGTAGAGAGTGTCGTCGAGATCGAACAACACTGCCTCGTAACGCATGTGTCTCCGGTGTCTCGGGAGGCTCAAACCTCTGTCGCCACCGTCCGGTGAAAGCGGGAGAACTACGTGCCGGCGGCCCGTGACACGACACGATGGCGGGACCCGACGATCCGATCACGGAGGTCGACGAGGAACTGTTAGACGAAGAGGCGTCCGACGACTCCTCGTCGGACGACTCGATCCCGGACGAACTCCTCCTGTTCGCAATCACGGGGGTGATGGCCGTCGCCACTGCGGGGGTGTTCCTCACCGTCGACATCCCGAACGGGTCGGCGGTGATGCCCGTGACTATCGGACTCGGGACGGCGGCGCTCGGCGTCCGGGCACGTCTCCGCTGACCACGCACCGACCGAACCGGGGTCTCGTCAGTCCGCCGCCGGCTCTCCCGGCCCCGCCGCCGCCGACTCCGCCGCGTACGCTCGTGTCACGTCGACGAGCTCCTTCCGGTAGTCCGACTCGCTCGGCTCCGCCGCCAGCGACGCGAACCGCTCGCGGAACAGGTCCAAGTCCACGCCGGGCGCTTCGCCCGCCAGCGCGTCGGCGAGCTCGTAGATCCGGTGGTCGTCGTCGGCGAGGTCGTGTCGCTCCACCATCGCCAGCGCGAACGCGGCGTTCACGACGGAGATGTCCGGGTCCGTCTCCGCCGTGTCGGCGTCCGTCCCGTGGGACGGGGTGTAGCCGGAGCGGTCGGCCAACGCAGTCGCCAGCTGTGACTCGAAGAAGGTGACGAGCTTCGACGCCGGCGCGACCGAGAGCGTGATGTCGTCGGCGTAGATGTCCTTCATGTGGTTGGCGATCTGGTAGCAGTGGGTCACCTTCCGGCGCTCGACGGACTGGCCGGCCAACGCGAGGAACAACGCCTCGTCCGTCGACTGGGTGTGTGACGGGTGGTCGTTCTCGTACCGGACCATGTGAGCGAACTCGTGGAGAGCGAGCTCGCGGGCCATCGCGCTCGTCGCCGCTTTCCGGGAGATCTTCAGGACGTGTCGGTCGTCGTAGTGGGCCGCCAGCGTCCGTTCGTCCGGGTGCTCCCTGATCTCTACGTCGACCGGGAGCGCCAGGTCGTGTTCCGTCTCCAGCAGGCTGGCGGCGCCGAGAAAGGGGTCGGTCGGGCCGGTCCCGCGCACTCGGATGTCCATGCGTACAGTTCACAGGGTGTCCGGCGGTTTGACTCTTGTGTCGGGGGTGGCGTGGCACCGTGGCTCACGGAATTTCGTCGCACAGAGACACGAACGGCCGAGACGACCCGTCTCCGGCACCGGAAAGCACTACCCTTTTGACGGGGCGTCCAGTACCGGACGCCAATGGGCCGACGAAAGAAGATCGTACAGGAGTGCGAGACGCTGATGGACAAGCCGGACCAGATCCGGAACATCGCCATCGCGGCGCACGTCGATCACGGGAAGACGACACTGACGGACAACCTCCTCGCTGGGGCCGGGATGATCGCCGACGAGGGCGAGGCCACCAAGCTGATGATGGACACCGAGGAGGACGAACAGGAACGCGGAATCACCATCGACGCGGCGAACGTGTCGATGACACACGAGTACGAGGAGACGAACCACCTCGTCAACCTCATCGACACGCCGGGCCACGTCGACTTCGGCGGTGACGTGACCCGCGCGATGCGAGCGGTCGACGGGGCGCTCGTCGTCGTCGACGCCGTCGAGGGAGCGATGCCGCAGACAGAGACGGTGCTCCGGCAGTCCCTGCGAGAGGGTGTGAAGCCGGCACTGTTCATCAACAAGGTCGACCGCCTCATCAACGAGCTCCAGGAGGGGCCCCAGGAGATGCAACAGCGCCTCCAGGAAGTGATCAGCGACGTGAACGAGCTGATCCGGGGAATGACCGAGGAGGAAGACTACGACTGGACCGTCTCCGTCGAGGAGGGGACAGTCGCGTTCGGCTCCGCGCTGTACAAGTGGGGTGTGTCGCTCCCGTCGATGGAGCGGACCGGCATCTCCTTCGGCGAAGTGATGGAGATGGAACGGGACGACGACCGGCAGGGGCTCCACGAGCGGACCCCGTTGTCGGACGTGGTGTTGGACATGGTCGTCGAGCACTTCCCGGACCCGTTGGACGCCCAGCCGCGTCGTATCCCGCGTATCTGGCGGGGTGACGACACGCTGGACGTCTCCGAGAGCATGCAGCAGGTGGACCGTGACGGCGACACCGTCCTGATGGTGACGGACATCGAGATGGACCCCCACGCCGGTGAGGTCGCCATCGGCCGCGTGTTCTCCGGCACGGTGAAGAAGGGCGACGAGCTGTACGTCTCCGGCACGGCCGGCAAGAGCAGACTCCAGTCCGTCGGGATCTACATGGGCGGCGAGCGCGAGGAGCTCGATCGAGGCGTTCCGGCGGGCAACATCGCGGCCGTCACCGGGCTCGCGGACGCCATCGCCGGCTCCACCGTCTCCGACACGGAGATGACGCCGTTCGAGTCGATCGAGCACATCTCCGAGCCGGTGATCACGAAGAGCGTGGAGGCGACGAACATGGACGACCTGCCGAAGCTCATCGAGACGCTCCAACAGGTCGCCAAGGAGGACCCGACGATCCGGGTGGAGATCAACGAGGACACCGGCGAACACCTCATCTCCGGGCAGGGTGAGCTCCACTTGGAGGTCATCACCCAACGGATCCGCGACAACCAGGGTATCCCGGTCCACACCGGTGAGCCGATCGTCGTGTTCCGGGAGTCGCCACAGGGCGAGAGCGACGAGGTGGAGGGGATCTCCCCGAACCGTCACAACCGGTTCTACATCTCCGTCGAGCCGCTCGGTCAGGACGTCGTCGAGACGATCCAGCTGGGCGAGGCGACGATGGACATGCCCGAACTGGAACGCCGCGAGGCGCTCCAGGAGGCCGGCATGGACAAGGAGACCTCCCAGAACGTCGAGCACATCCACGGCACCAACGTGTTCATCGACGACACGAAGGGGATCCAGCACCTCAACGAGACGATGGAGCTCGTCGTCGAGGGGCTGGAGGAGGCGTTGAACGACGGGCCGCTGGCGAACGAACCGGTCCAGGGTTCGCTCGTCCGGCTCCACGACGCCCGGCTCCACGAGGACACGATCCACCGCGGTCCGGCGCAGGTGATCCCGGCCACCCGAGAGGCCGTCCACCGCGCGCTGATCGACGCGGAGATCATGATGCTGGAGCCGATCCAGGACGTGCGGATCGACGTGCCCAACGCCTACATGGGCGACGCCTCCGGCGAGATCCAGGGCCGCCGTGGCCGTGTCGACGACATGTACCAGGAGGGTGACCTGATGGTGATTGAGGGAATCGCCCCCGTCGAGGAGATGATCGGCTTCTCCTCGGACATCCGGTCTGCGACGGAGGGGCGCGCCTCCTGGAACACGGAGAACGCCGGCTTCCGCGTGATGTCCGACACGCTCCAGCGCGACCAGATCATGGACATCCGCGAGCGCAAGGGGATGAAGCAGGAGCTGCCCGAGAGCATCGACTACTTCTAACGCTCTGCGGGCTTCTTCGGGCGTCTTTCTGGTGGATTTTAGGCAAGAGTGACGACGTTCCACAGGATGGCGAATCCAGGGACGCTCCCCGTCACGTTGGTGACGATCCTGTTGTTGGTCGCGCCCGGCTACCTGGCGATTCGGGTGTTCCTCCGCGTCGCCGAGCGCAACGACACGCTCGACCGAACTGCGAAGATCGTCTGGAGTTCGGCCGCGAGTCTCGGCTCGCTGTTGCTGTTGTACCTCGCATCC belongs to Halobaculum sp. MBLA0143 and includes:
- a CDS encoding DUF555 domain-containing protein — encoded protein: MDRRVVVEAAVPVYDVGSPDEAVRIAISKTGEMLNPDLNYVEIDMADRTSPGGEELPPAFIAADEALVALELEMTVFNVERDEHASRIARKEIGQRMENIPLKVVRVEEVADDGEPETEETDTGGTETVETTETAETTEAATAETATSDDDELLPEFEEMVEEESS
- a CDS encoding thiamine pyrophosphate-dependent enzyme codes for the protein MNRIIGERDLAETWFDSTDARAALRDLLRTRRFDERALALQRRGWMSGYPPFEGQEAAQVGAAHALRDADVAFPTYRSNALQIARGVPMSDVLLFRRGFPEYHSDHDERVFPQAVPIASQIPHAAGAGMYAAREDESWAALCCLGDGATSEGDFHEGLNFAGVFDAQTVFFCENNGWAISLPRQRQTASDTIAQKANAYGFDGVRVDGNDPLAVRETVTEALASARDGEPVLVEALTYRQGAHTTADDPSQYRDGEPDLPEWRLADPVERFRGWCLDQGIVDDDWIETTEAEVESEIETAVETAESVDRPEPEDMFEHVFAEATPHLDRQRDEVRAFTDEHDTYELER
- a CDS encoding DUF1405 domain-containing protein, whose translation is MGPTDTVDSLSAPLAPLPERVETATLRLAWVVVGVNLLGTAFGFWHYRFQLSAAPLAAWPVVPDSPVATLLMAGSVASWKVGRDDDWLHALAFLGSLKYGLWVVYVQLVVNDVLVSGSLYQWFLLWSHLGMGLQALVVYRYATFDPRAVAVAVGWFGFNDVVDYFVPIGGDYYHTHFGPGLAGASSHAGSVHHLAAVGAVGLTALGTYLALAVRVRRLERRQEERRS
- the rpsJ gene encoding 30S ribosomal protein S10 translates to MPGQQARVRLVGTSPEDLDEICGDVREIADKTGVALSGPIPLPTKTLEIPARKSPDGEGTATWEHWEMRVHKRLIDIDADERALRQLMRIQVPNDVNIEIVLED
- the tuf gene encoding translation elongation factor EF-1 subunit alpha — translated: MSDKPHQNLAIIGHVDHGKSTLVGRLLFETGSVPEHVIEQHREEAEEKGKGGFEFAYVMDNLAEERERGVTIDIAHQEFDTDEYYFTIVDCPGHRDFVKNMITGASQADNAVLVVAADDGVAPQTREHVFLARTLGIGELIIGVNKMDLVDYGETEFEQVKSEVQDLLKQVQFSSDNASFIPISAFEGDNVAEESDELSWFDGPTLLEALNNLPESEPPTDAPLRLPIQDVYTISGIGTVPVGRLETGEMTPGDNVSFQPSDIGGEVKTIEMHHEEVDYAGPGDNVGFNVRGVGKDDIRRGDVCGPADDPPSVAETFQAQVVVMQHPSVITEGYTPVFHAHTSQVACTIESLDQKIDPSSGEVEEKNPDFIKSGDAAVVTVRPQKPLSIEAASEIPELGSFAVRDMGQTIAAGQVLGVEER
- a CDS encoding class II aldolase/adducin family protein, with amino-acid sequence MSDDPTSGAESVAAAREAVVTYAPRLAELTPGRSGNLSVRVGDRVAVTPTGVAYDGFEPADVPVVSLDGEWTDGEMAPSSEVPMHTGIYREREVGAIVHAHAPAATTLSILGEPLPPIHYMLVAVGGEVPVADYAPFGTAELAANAVGAMAAADADAVILANHGLVVCGDDLEDAVENTVHVESSAGAYLRARSVGEPTTLSATDLADARDRFETYGQQPEE
- a CDS encoding HAD family hydrolase produces the protein MRYEAVLFDLDDTLYPYEPAATAGRTAAFERARTLGYEFDRETFETVYETGRREAKREVPAGAASHDRFAYFKRGLEEYTGEPRPGDAHALGEAYWDEFCETMAPFAELRPTLSALASAGTAVAVTTNLQTRTQLRKLSALGVGDAVDALVTSEEVGRDKPGSAMFTLPLARVDCRVGDAVVVGDNPAADVAGANALGIDTVLFDHAHAHGDGDAVDETLPETQHPDHYVDSFAAVREVVA
- a CDS encoding DUF5781 family protein, with protein sequence MDIRVRGTGPTDPFLGAASLLETEHDLALPVDVEIREHPDERTLAAHYDDRHVLKISRKAATSAMARELALHEFAHMVRYENDHPSHTQSTDEALFLALAGQSVERRKVTHCYQIANHMKDIYADDITLSVAPASKLVTFFESQLATALADRSGYTPSHGTDADTAETDPDISVVNAAFALAMVERHDLADDDHRIYELADALAGEAPGVDLDLFRERFASLAAEPSESDYRKELVDVTRAYAAESAAAGPGEPAAD
- a CDS encoding elongation factor EF-2, giving the protein MGRRKKIVQECETLMDKPDQIRNIAIAAHVDHGKTTLTDNLLAGAGMIADEGEATKLMMDTEEDEQERGITIDAANVSMTHEYEETNHLVNLIDTPGHVDFGGDVTRAMRAVDGALVVVDAVEGAMPQTETVLRQSLREGVKPALFINKVDRLINELQEGPQEMQQRLQEVISDVNELIRGMTEEEDYDWTVSVEEGTVAFGSALYKWGVSLPSMERTGISFGEVMEMERDDDRQGLHERTPLSDVVLDMVVEHFPDPLDAQPRRIPRIWRGDDTLDVSESMQQVDRDGDTVLMVTDIEMDPHAGEVAIGRVFSGTVKKGDELYVSGTAGKSRLQSVGIYMGGEREELDRGVPAGNIAAVTGLADAIAGSTVSDTEMTPFESIEHISEPVITKSVEATNMDDLPKLIETLQQVAKEDPTIRVEINEDTGEHLISGQGELHLEVITQRIRDNQGIPVHTGEPIVVFRESPQGESDEVEGISPNRHNRFYISVEPLGQDVVETIQLGEATMDMPELERREALQEAGMDKETSQNVEHIHGTNVFIDDTKGIQHLNETMELVVEGLEEALNDGPLANEPVQGSLVRLHDARLHEDTIHRGPAQVIPATREAVHRALIDAEIMMLEPIQDVRIDVPNAYMGDASGEIQGRRGRVDDMYQEGDLMVIEGIAPVEEMIGFSSDIRSATEGRASWNTENAGFRVMSDTLQRDQIMDIRERKGMKQELPESIDYF